In Mycolicibacterium gadium, the genomic window GAAGCCGAACTCGCTCCATTCGCGACCGTTGCCGCTGCGCTTGTAGCCACCGAACGGCGTGTTCAGGTCGAACGCGTGGTTGATGGCGACCTGGCCGGCCCGGATCCGGCGCGCCACCGCACGCGCCGCCTCGATGTCGGCGGCCGCGACGTAGCCCGCCAGCCCGTACTCGGTGTCGTTGGCGATCTCGATCGCCTGATCGATGTCGTCGTATTCGAGGATGCACAACACCGGCCCGAAGATCTCCTCGCGCGCGATCGTCATGTCGTTGGTGACGTCGGCGAACACCGTTGGCCGGACGTAGTAGCCGGTGTCCAGGCCCTCGGGCCGACCGGGGCCACCGGCGACGACCGTCGCGCCCTCCTCGATGCCCTTCTGGATCAGCCCCTGGATCTTGTCGAACTGGGCTTTGGACGCCACGGGCCCGATCGCCGACTTGTCCTCGGGGTCACCGACCTTGACCTGCTCGGCGGCCGCCTTGGCCGCGGCGATGGCTTCGTCCCTACGGGACTTCGGCACCAACATGCGCGACGGCGCGTTACAGCTCTGACCCGAGTTCGGCATCATCGCAGCCACACCGGCCGCGACGTTCTGCGCGAAGTTCTCGTCGTCGAGGACGATGTTCGGGCTCTTGCCGCCGAGTTCCTGGGTCACCCGCTTCACCGTCGCCGCGGCGTTGCGGGCGACGTCGATGCCGGCCCGCGTCGAGCCGGTGAAGGACACCATGTCGATGTCCGGGTGGCTGGACAGAGCGGCACCGACGCCTGCGCCCTCGCCGAACACCATGTTGTACACACCGGCGGGCGTGCCGGCGGCGTCCATGATCTCGGTGAAGATCTGCCCGGAGTACGGCGCGACCTCCGACGGCTTGAGCACCATCGTGCAGCCGGTGGCCAGCGCCGGGAACACCTTGCAGGCGATCTGGTTGATGGGCCAGTTCCACGGCGTGATCAGACCGCACACCCCGATCGGCTCCTTGAAGATCATCGCCGCGCCGCGTGGGACTTCGAACTCGAAATTCTTCAGCGCGTCGATGGCACCGTTGAGATGCCCCATCCCCATGTAGACCTGGGCGCCGGAGGCCAGCGACGGCGGCGCGCCCATCTCCTCGGACACCGCCTCACCGAGATCCGCGGAACGCTTCTGATACTCGGCCAGGATCGCCTGCAACAGATCGAGGCGCTCTTCGCGACTGCTCACCGACCAGGTGGCGAATGCTTTTCTCGCGGCTTTCACCGCATTGTCGACGTCGGCGGCCCCGCCGATCGCGATCTTGCCCGACACCTGCTCGGTGGTCGGGTTGTCGACGTCGAGCGTCTTCGGCTCGACCGGGTCGACCCACTTGCCGTCGATATAGAACTTCAGATATTCGCGCATGACTTGCACTCTTCCTTAACGCGGGCTGTTACTGGGTGCCTTCTGCATACCAGGTACGGAATCGGTCGTACTTCGGCATCTCCTCGGAGTTGGCCTTCGGATCGATACACACGTGCACCACACCGACTTTGCCGCTGGCGTAGGCGCGGGCGATGGCCGGACCGATCTCGTCTTCCTTCTCCACGTACTCCCCGTGGCAGCCGAAACCCTCGGCGATCTTGTCCATCCGGACGTCCTTACTCCAGTGCACACCGGGCTGCGGCGACGGCTGGGAGAACGTGCGCTTGTACACGCCGACCTCCAGGCCCCACTGATGATCGACGCCCACGACGCAAACCAGGGGAAGACCCTCTCGCGCGGCGGTCTCGAGCTCGGCGATGTGGAAGAGGAACGCGGAATCGCTTGTCAGCAGCATCACCGGACGCTTGCGTCCCTCGGCCACCGACGCCCCCACCGCGTACGGCAGTCCGGTACCGAGATGGCCGAAATTCTGATTCCAGATCACGTCGCGCGGCTTGGACTGCGAATACGTCCACTGGAAGATGACCGTCGCGCCGCCGTCGCGGACCATGATGCCGTCGTCGAGTTCGTTGAACGCCTTGGTGGCCTCGACGACGTAGCGCGCCGGGTGAATCGGCGAGCGTCCCGATGGTGCAGATGTGGCGAGTTCCGCCAGTTCTTCGGAATCGGCTTTGACGAGCTTGTCGAGGTTCGCCGACGGGGCACGCGGGGTATCCTTCAGCGCCTCGACGAGCTGCGGCACAACACCGCGCAGATCGCCGACCAGCGGCACGTCGAACTGACGATTGACGCCGATGGCTGCCGGATCCTGTTCGACGTAAACCCATTTGCGATTGGCGTCGTTACCGGCCCAGTGCTGGGTCCGGCCGTAGTGCATGGGCTCACCGAGTTCGGTCCCCAACGCGACGCATAGGTCGGATTCCTCGACGGCCTCGTTGGCGGCCGGGGAGAACAAGTAGGGGAAGGTCCGGTCCTGCAGTCCCGGGATGTACGACGTACCACCGGAGGTCTGGATGACGGGACAGTTCATCAGCTCCGCCAGCTCTTTGACCTCCTGCTGGGTGCGCGACGTGTGCACGCCGTGGCCCACCAACAGGACCGGACTTTTCGCCTCGCGGATCAGCTTGGCAGCCGCTGCGATCTCAGGTGCGCCCGCACCCTGGTTGACGAGGCGATACCGGTTGGGCGGCAGGGGTTCCGGGACGTCGAGCTCCTCGAGTATGACGTGCGACGGGAACTCGATGTACGACGGACCGGGCGTGCCGGACATCGAGCGACGGATGGCCTCCCGGATGATCTCGTCGGTCTGGTCGGCGTACTCGATCGAGCTGCTGTACTTCACGGAGTTCGCGAAAAGCGGTTCCTGCTGCACGAATTGGATACGGCCGCGACGCACGCGACGTTCGGTGACGCGGGCGCGCTGGCCACCGAGGAAGATCACCGGCGAGTTCTCCACCAAGGCGCACTGGATGGCGCCCCCGATGTTCGCCATACCCGGACCGAGCGTGCCGATACAGACGCCGGGCCTGCCGGTCATCCGCGACGCCGCCTCCGCCATGAAGCCGGCGCTCAACTCGTGGTGGGGCGCAACGACCGACCATCCGCGTGCGTCCGCCTCGGAGAACATGTGCACGAAGTTGGGGTCCGGGATGCCGAACAGCGTGTTGACGCCCTCGGCCTCGAACAGATCGAGAATGCGTTTGTAGACGGGTACACCCATGTGGAACTCCTTGATTTCCTTAGAGATAGCGTTGCGCCAAGTGCTTGCGGTGCGCAGCCGGCGAGCCGAACAGTGAACGGTTGAGAGCGGCCCGTTTGAGGAACACGTGGATGCCGCTCTCCCACGTGTAACCGATGCCGCCGTGCAGCTGCATGGCCTTGCCCGCGATGTCGACGGCCGATCCGCAGGCGTACGACTTGGCCATCGCGGCGGCCACATCGGCGTCGGGTCGGTCGTCGACAACGGCTTGCACCGCCGCGCCGACGAGCTGGCGCGAGACCGAGATGGTGACGAGCATGTCGGCGCAGGCGTGCTTGACGGCCTGGAACGAGCCGATGGGCCTGCCGAACTGCTCACGGACCTTCGCATAGCCCACCGTCGCGTCCAGCATCGCTTCCGAGATGCCCAGACTGTCGCAGGCGACGGCGACCGCGGCGCGTTCGCGTAGGCGACGGATAGCGCGAGCGGTATCGCCGTCGAACGAGAGCACCTCTGCGTTGTCCGCCGCCGTGACTGTGGCCAGTCTGCGCGTCTCATCGAGCACCGGCCGCGCGGTGACGGTCGGCGCGGTGACAGCGACTCCTTCGTCGCTCACCACGAGGACCTTGTCGGCACCCGCGGCATCGGGCACGAAGGCCGAATCCAGCGCGACGGCCACCCGTATCACGCCCGATGCCATGTCGGTCAGCAGTTGGTCCCGAGTCTCGCTGGGCTGCAATGTGTTCAGGGCGCCGACGGCAAGGACCGCACTACCCAGGTAGTGGTTGGCGCTGGCAGCACGCCCGATCTCCCGGCACAAGACCGCGGTTTCCGCGAACGTCGCGCCCGCACCGCCGAACTCCTCGGGCACCTCCAGCCCGACCCACCCCGCGTCGACGAGGACCGGCCAGTCCACTGCGCGATCCTTGGCCAGCAGGTCGCCTGCGACCGAGCGCAGCTCGTCGTGAAACTCCGAATAGTCGGCCATCAGACGGCACTCGGTTCTCGCGGCAGCCCGAGCCCGCGCTCGCCGATGATGGTGCGCTGGATCTCGCTCGCCCCACCGGGGATCGTCCACTCCCACGACCCGATGAAGTCGAGCATCCAGGCACCGGACTCCCAGCCGCTCGACATTGGCTTCGTCAACTCGGTGTGCGCGGCCAGTCCCCCGACCTCGGCGCCGAAATCCGTCATCCGCTGCAGCAGCTCGCTGTAGAACAGCTTGACAATGGATGCGTCGGCGGGGTCCGCCGAGCCTGACTCGTTATCTTCGACCACCTTTCGGCACATGCCGCGCAGTCCGGCGATCTCGATTTCGAACTGTGCCAGCCGGTCGGCCACGATGGGATCGTCGACTGGGCAGCTTTCCAGCAGCCAGCGGAAGCCCGCGTTGCCGAGACGTTCGGCGAGCTCGAGCATCGTCATGCCCCGCTCGGCACCCAACGTCGCCTGGGCGACCTGCCAGCCGTGGTTCTCGTCCCCGACGAGGTTGGCGGCCGGAATTCGCACATCGTTGAGGAACACCTCGCAGAAGTGCGAATCCCCGATCGCGTTGCGGATCGGCCGCACTTCGACTCCGGGCGTCGCCATGTCCAGCAGGAAGTACGAAATGCCTTTGCGCTTGGGGGCATCAGGATCAGTGCGAGCCAGCAGCAGGCACCAGTCGGCGTGCATGCCGCCGCTGGCCCACAGCTTCTGGCCGTTGACGACGAAGGTGTCGCCCTCGCGTCGTGCTGTGGTGCGCAGGCTCGCCAGGTCGGACCCGGCCTCGGGTTCGGAGAAGCCCTGCACCCAGATCTCTCCGTCGAGGATCGCGGGTAGGTGTCGACGGCGCTGTTCGTCGGTGCCCGCAACGAGGAGGGTCGACGCGGCGTGGTGGATTCCGACGAACGCGAGCACCAGCCGCGGCGCATCGTGGGCGGCCAGTTCCTGGTACAGCACGACCTGTTCGGGCACCGAAATCCCGCCGCCCCATTCGCGCGGCCAGTGCGGGACGGCGTAGCCGGCGCTGTGCAGCGTCGCGAACCACGACTTCTGGAAGGCGATGAATTCCTCGGCGGTGGCGCCGCTTTGGGTCTGCCGCCAATCCGGCGGGATGTGCTCGATGCACCACGCGTGCACGGTGTCGCGGAAGTCGTCCAGGCTCATGATGCGGTCACCCGGAGTCTGTCCATCGCGTGTGCGACCGCCACACCGTCGTCGAACGACGGGGCGATCTGTGTGCCGGTTCGTACCGCCTCCACGACGTCACTCAGGAACGCCGTCAGCGCCGGGGGCGGAGATCTCCTTGGCGCCGACGGGAATTCGAACGTCTGCGATTCCGCACCGGGTCGATGCACGACCAGTGTCGTGTCCCCGGTCAGCTCGAGCGAACCGTCGCTGCCCAGCAGCGTCGCGCGTGGAGCGAGGGAGACCGCCCCGGCGAAGCCGGTGTCGTGCGCGGCGGTGCAGCCGTTCGCCATCGTGAACCATGCCGAATACGCATCTTCGGCGGTGGCCTCGGGTGGCGACCCGTCGATCCGGGTCACGCCGCCACAGTCGGTGACCTCGCTGTCGAACAGCCAGCGCGTGAAGTCGATCAGGTGGGAGCCGTAGGCGCCGATCCATCCACCGCCGAGCTCACGGTCATTGATCCAGCCGTACTTGCGACCGCGCAATCCGCTGCCGTAGAACGTCCAGCTCAAATGGATTGGTGTGCCGATGATTCCATCGTCGACCAGCCGCTTGATCTTCGCCCAGGACTCGTTGTAGCGGAACTCGAAGTTCAGGAAGTTCAATACCCCGGTGACACGGGCCCGTTCGCGCATTGACTCCGCCTCTTCGGCGTTGCGGCCGAACGGCTTGTCACACAGCACTGCGTGCCCGTGGTCGAGTGCGGCGTTCACATGATCGACGTGCATGAAGGGCGGCGAGTGCACCGAGACGAGGGCGACGTCGGAGGCGAATGCGGTCTTCACCGCCGCCTCGTCGCGCGGGCTGACGACCTCGACGTCGAGCCCCAGACTTTCATACACAGGGGCGGCCGCGTGCTTGCCGAAGCCGGTTCCGATCACGACGACCTTCATGCGAACAGGCCCGTCAATCCGGATCCACCCACGCGTCGGGTCAACTCGTCGCGCGTGGCGGAAAGGCCGAGCGGCAATCGACGCAGCGGCTGGCTGTAACGCGACAGCCACGACAGCGTGGTCTCGTCGCAGAATCCGACCGCACCGTGCAACTGATGGCACACCCGGAAGACGATCTCCGCTGCCTCGATCGCCGACATCCGCAGCGCCAACGCGTCGTTGAGCGCGTCCGGTTGGCCGCTGCCGATACTCCACAGCGCGTACTTGGCGAGAATGTCCAACCCACTGCGCTCGACCTCGGCGTCGGTCAATTGGAACTGCACACCCTGGAACGACGACAGCGTCTGCCCGAACTGCTTGCGCAGGCTCACGTGCGAGACGGTCAGTTCGATCGCACGGTCGAGCATGCCGAGCAGCGTCCAGCACGGCAGTACCAGTCCGAGCGCCACGTCGGCCGCGCCGCCATCGTCGATCGCAGACAGTGTCACCTCGGTGACGAATCCCGGGCCTGCGCCGCCGATACCTGCGACCGTCGATCGAGCTCCGTCCAGCGTTACTGCGGCCCAACGTGATTCGAGGCCAGCGAGCGCACCGGACGGACGTGTACGCGCGACCACGATCAGACCGTCGGCGTCGAGGTCGGTCGGTGCCGCCAGCCGTTCGGCGACCGGGTA contains:
- a CDS encoding aldehyde dehydrogenase family protein, with protein sequence MREYLKFYIDGKWVDPVEPKTLDVDNPTTEQVSGKIAIGGAADVDNAVKAARKAFATWSVSSREERLDLLQAILAEYQKRSADLGEAVSEEMGAPPSLASGAQVYMGMGHLNGAIDALKNFEFEVPRGAAMIFKEPIGVCGLITPWNWPINQIACKVFPALATGCTMVLKPSEVAPYSGQIFTEIMDAAGTPAGVYNMVFGEGAGVGAALSSHPDIDMVSFTGSTRAGIDVARNAAATVKRVTQELGGKSPNIVLDDENFAQNVAAGVAAMMPNSGQSCNAPSRMLVPKSRRDEAIAAAKAAAEQVKVGDPEDKSAIGPVASKAQFDKIQGLIQKGIEEGATVVAGGPGRPEGLDTGYYVRPTVFADVTNDMTIAREEIFGPVLCILEYDDIDQAIEIANDTEYGLAGYVAAADIEAARAVARRIRAGQVAINHAFDLNTPFGGYKRSGNGREWSEFGFDEYLEIKGALGYSPA
- a CDS encoding thiamine pyrophosphate-binding protein; translation: MGVPVYKRILDLFEAEGVNTLFGIPDPNFVHMFSEADARGWSVVAPHHELSAGFMAEAASRMTGRPGVCIGTLGPGMANIGGAIQCALVENSPVIFLGGQRARVTERRVRRGRIQFVQQEPLFANSVKYSSSIEYADQTDEIIREAIRRSMSGTPGPSYIEFPSHVILEELDVPEPLPPNRYRLVNQGAGAPEIAAAAKLIREAKSPVLLVGHGVHTSRTQQEVKELAELMNCPVIQTSGGTSYIPGLQDRTFPYLFSPAANEAVEESDLCVALGTELGEPMHYGRTQHWAGNDANRKWVYVEQDPAAIGVNRQFDVPLVGDLRGVVPQLVEALKDTPRAPSANLDKLVKADSEELAELATSAPSGRSPIHPARYVVEATKAFNELDDGIMVRDGGATVIFQWTYSQSKPRDVIWNQNFGHLGTGLPYAVGASVAEGRKRPVMLLTSDSAFLFHIAELETAAREGLPLVCVVGVDHQWGLEVGVYKRTFSQPSPQPGVHWSKDVRMDKIAEGFGCHGEYVEKEDEIGPAIARAYASGKVGVVHVCIDPKANSEEMPKYDRFRTWYAEGTQ
- a CDS encoding acyl-CoA dehydrogenase family protein; its protein translation is MADYSEFHDELRSVAGDLLAKDRAVDWPVLVDAGWVGLEVPEEFGGAGATFAETAVLCREIGRAASANHYLGSAVLAVGALNTLQPSETRDQLLTDMASGVIRVAVALDSAFVPDAAGADKVLVVSDEGVAVTAPTVTARPVLDETRRLATVTAADNAEVLSFDGDTARAIRRLRERAAVAVACDSLGISEAMLDATVGYAKVREQFGRPIGSFQAVKHACADMLVTISVSRQLVGAAVQAVVDDRPDADVAAAMAKSYACGSAVDIAGKAMQLHGGIGYTWESGIHVFLKRAALNRSLFGSPAAHRKHLAQRYL
- a CDS encoding acyl-CoA dehydrogenase family protein — encoded protein: MSLDDFRDTVHAWCIEHIPPDWRQTQSGATAEEFIAFQKSWFATLHSAGYAVPHWPREWGGGISVPEQVVLYQELAAHDAPRLVLAFVGIHHAASTLLVAGTDEQRRRHLPAILDGEIWVQGFSEPEAGSDLASLRTTARREGDTFVVNGQKLWASGGMHADWCLLLARTDPDAPKRKGISYFLLDMATPGVEVRPIRNAIGDSHFCEVFLNDVRIPAANLVGDENHGWQVAQATLGAERGMTMLELAERLGNAGFRWLLESCPVDDPIVADRLAQFEIEIAGLRGMCRKVVEDNESGSADPADASIVKLFYSELLQRMTDFGAEVGGLAAHTELTKPMSSGWESGAWMLDFIGSWEWTIPGGASEIQRTIIGERGLGLPREPSAV
- a CDS encoding Gfo/Idh/MocA family protein, which gives rise to MKVVVIGTGFGKHAAAPVYESLGLDVEVVSPRDEAAVKTAFASDVALVSVHSPPFMHVDHVNAALDHGHAVLCDKPFGRNAEEAESMRERARVTGVLNFLNFEFRYNESWAKIKRLVDDGIIGTPIHLSWTFYGSGLRGRKYGWINDRELGGGWIGAYGSHLIDFTRWLFDSEVTDCGGVTRIDGSPPEATAEDAYSAWFTMANGCTAAHDTGFAGAVSLAPRATLLGSDGSLELTGDTTLVVHRPGAESQTFEFPSAPRRSPPPALTAFLSDVVEAVRTGTQIAPSFDDGVAVAHAMDRLRVTAS
- a CDS encoding acyl-CoA dehydrogenase family protein; translation: MILDLSDDAKEYGRQALRAFEAAGGDQLVQQAEAKPAIRESLAGPVLAGLGAWELDPRNDADGLEAAAALCRSAGYWAVPYPVAERLAAPTDLDADGLIVVARTRPSGALAGLESRWAAVTLDGARSTVAGIGGAGPGFVTEVTLSAIDDGGAADVALGLVLPCWTLLGMLDRAIELTVSHVSLRKQFGQTLSSFQGVQFQLTDAEVERSGLDILAKYALWSIGSGQPDALNDALALRMSAIEAAEIVFRVCHQLHGAVGFCDETTLSWLSRYSQPLRRLPLGLSATRDELTRRVGGSGLTGLFA